A window from Mytilus galloprovincialis chromosome 8, xbMytGall1.hap1.1, whole genome shotgun sequence encodes these proteins:
- the LOC143043841 gene encoding uncharacterized protein LOC143043841, whose product MAQAASKTCEICVSGPGHNYCEQCDQLFCGGCKISHLRTKMSKNHTFLSGPNINPEVKLYCKEHDENFIYYCMECSLPVCKICAIKNHKKHDLSEIKEYLESVNAEVNKDIETKIRKLQSKIIEIDQGIHTHQTDVQQVIQAIREEGRHLKEMIDKKVEGIINILKEKDTRNVQTLLSVGNELKTALDTTKEQQKFYQDTQGIKDTTKLLQKLKQIKSQIYQIEEIKVLLMPSVKYAKTTVAESEIGNLFGELTFEETVKKEENPKPQENVRVTRTAKQYRYRCRECSYLSSD is encoded by the exons atggccCAGGCTGCTTCTAAAACGTGTGAAATTTGTGTTTCCGGACCTGGGCATAACTATTGTGAACAGTGTGACCAGCTGTTTTGTGGTGGATGTAAAATATCTCATTTACGGACAAAGATGAGCAAGAATCACACATTTCTAAGTGGCCCAAATATAAACCCGGAAGTTAAACTATATTGTAAAGAACATGATGAAAACTTTATATATTATTGCATGGAATGTAGTTTACCAGTCTGTAAGATATGTGctattaaaaatcataaaaaacatGATCTATCGGAGATTAAGGAATACTTGGAAAGTGTCAACGCGGAGGTAAACAAGGACATCGAAACGAAGATTAGAAAGCTCCAGTCAAAGATAATAGAAATCGATCAAGGAATCCATACACATCAAACTGATGTACAGCAAGTTATCCAGGCTATAAGAGAAGAAGGCAGACACTTAAAAGAAATGATTGATAAGAAAGTTGAAGGTATTATTAACATCCTGAAGGAGAAAGACACAAGGAATGTTCAAACCTTACTGTCTGTTGGCAATGAGttaaaaacagctttggataCGACAAAGGAGCAGCAGAAGTTTTATCAAGACACTCAGGGGATAAAAGATACTACGAAATTGTTACAAAAGCTTAAACAAATAAAGTCACAAATCTATCAAATAGAAGAAATAAAGGTTCTTCTTATGCCATCAGTCAAATATGCCAAAACGACAGTAGCAGAGAGTGAAATAGGGAACCTGTTTGGGGAACTAACATTTGA AGAAACtgtcaaaaaagaagaaaacccaAAACCTCAGGAGAATGTcag